From one Gammaproteobacteria bacterium genomic stretch:
- a CDS encoding malate dehydrogenase has translation MKHVRVAITGAGGQICYALLFRIASGDMFGQDTTVDLHLIELPASIAALRGIVMELEDCAFPLLKNVVCTTDLNEGMRDINWAILVGAVPRKAGMERGDLLGINGKIFTGQGQAINNNAAKDVRVLVVGNPCNTNCLIAMHNAPDVPRDRFYAMTMLDENRARAQLAIKANVPITAVTKMNIWGNHSATQYPDFYHAYINGKSVNEVISDENWLKNDFISTVQKRGAAVIEARGASSAASASNGIIDSVYNLVHDTPANESFSMALASQGHYGVEEGLIYSFPCRTVGGKLEVIDGIQHNDFAQTKLLATLNELRSERDTVKELGLISD, from the coding sequence ATGAAACATGTACGAGTAGCGATCACAGGTGCTGGTGGTCAAATTTGTTATGCGCTGTTATTCAGAATTGCAAGTGGTGATATGTTTGGTCAAGACACCACCGTTGATTTGCATTTAATTGAATTGCCTGCATCTATAGCTGCCTTACGTGGTATCGTAATGGAATTGGAAGATTGTGCATTTCCTCTTTTGAAAAATGTTGTTTGCACTACCGATTTAAATGAAGGAATGCGTGACATCAATTGGGCAATTTTAGTCGGCGCTGTACCTCGCAAAGCGGGTATGGAGCGAGGCGATTTACTCGGTATTAACGGCAAAATTTTTACAGGGCAAGGTCAAGCGATTAATAATAATGCGGCAAAGGATGTGCGAGTATTAGTAGTAGGAAATCCTTGCAATACGAACTGTTTAATTGCCATGCACAATGCCCCTGATGTTCCTCGAGATCGATTCTATGCGATGACGATGCTCGATGAAAATCGTGCGCGCGCTCAGCTTGCAATTAAAGCCAATGTTCCTATCACGGCCGTCACAAAAATGAATATCTGGGGAAATCACTCTGCAACCCAATATCCTGATTTTTATCATGCGTATATTAATGGAAAATCCGTGAATGAAGTCATCTCAGATGAAAATTGGTTGAAAAATGATTTTATCAGCACAGTTCAAAAAAGAGGTGCTGCTGTGATTGAAGCACGAGGTGCTTCTTCAGCTGCTTCAGCTTCGAACGGAATTATTGATAGTGTTTACAATTTAGTACACGACACACCTGCCAACGAATCATTTTCAATGGCACTTGCATCTCAGGGACACTATGGTGTTGAAGAGGGATTAATTTATTCTTTCCCATGCAGAACTGTGGGTGGGAAATTAGAAGTAATTGATGGAATTCAGCATAATGATTTTGCTCAAACAAAATTGTTAGCAACGCTCAACGAATTACGAAGTGAGAGAGATACGGTCAAAGAATTGGGATTAATTTCTGATTAG
- a CDS encoding acetyl-CoA carboxylase carboxyltransferase subunit alpha — protein sequence MNMTHLDFEKPIAELEAKIDELRRVGTDTELNLIEEIEKLDAKSRDLTKSIFSSLTSQQVVKMARHPLRPYTLDYIEHIFTDFDELHGDRHFSNGAVIVGGIARFNDQPVMIIGQQKGRTTKEKVQRNFGMPRPEDFRKALRLMQLAERFQLPIFTFIDTPGAYPGIDAEERNQSEAIARNLFEMSSLRTPIICTVIGEGSSGGALAIGVGDRVIMLQYSIYAVISPEGCASILWKSADKADEAAEAMGVTPDRLFKLGLIDEIVPEPLGGAHRDMEAMSQTLKSVLARQLKQLQSMSIEKLVEQRYQRLMAVGRSGK from the coding sequence ATGAATATGACACATCTTGATTTTGAGAAGCCTATCGCAGAGCTCGAGGCCAAAATTGACGAATTACGTCGAGTAGGCACCGATACTGAGCTCAACTTAATCGAAGAAATTGAAAAGCTGGATGCTAAAAGTCGCGATCTCACCAAATCGATTTTTAGCTCATTAACCTCTCAGCAAGTGGTTAAGATGGCTCGACATCCATTAAGACCCTATACACTCGATTATATCGAACACATTTTTACCGATTTTGATGAACTTCATGGCGATCGCCATTTTTCTAACGGTGCAGTAATTGTTGGTGGCATTGCGCGATTTAACGATCAACCCGTTATGATTATCGGCCAACAAAAAGGGCGTACAACTAAAGAAAAAGTACAACGCAATTTTGGAATGCCAAGACCTGAAGATTTTCGAAAAGCGCTACGGTTAATGCAATTAGCAGAGCGATTTCAATTGCCCATTTTTACCTTTATCGATACACCGGGTGCTTATCCGGGTATCGATGCGGAAGAACGAAACCAAAGTGAAGCAATCGCTCGAAATTTATTTGAAATGTCCTCATTACGAACACCTATTATTTGTACGGTAATTGGGGAAGGAAGTTCGGGTGGTGCTTTGGCAATTGGTGTTGGCGATAGAGTCATTATGTTGCAGTACAGTATTTACGCTGTTATTTCACCTGAAGGTTGTGCTTCAATTTTATGGAAGAGCGCTGATAAAGCCGATGAAGCTGCTGAAGCGATGGGAGTAACACCTGATCGATTATTCAAACTTGGACTCATCGATGAAATAGTGCCTGAGCCACTCGGCGGTGCACACCGTGACATGGAAGCCATGTCTCAAACACTTAAATCAGTGTTAGCACGTCAATTAAAACAATTACAATCGATGTCTATTGAAAAATTAGTTGAGCAGCGTTATCAACGATTAATGGCAGTGGGTCGTTCCGGAAAATAG
- the cysQ gene encoding 3'(2'),5'-bisphosphate nucleotidase CysQ: MSSAFDTLLPRVMQIAFSAGDAILKIYQQESYAIQTKNDASPVTQADILAHEVIEEDLSKLTPDIPLISEEGFSPSFEERKGWPLFWLVDPLDGTKEFIAHTDEFSVNIALIQNHEPILGVIVSPCRQTAYYASVESGAFFKDAKGNVKSLTTRKWLPNHRLSLATSRRHNAERMAELMSQIGDYSVLTMGSSLKFCAIAEQKADLYPRLGPTSEWDTAAGQCILTGAGGAVVDLQGLALRYNTKEDMVNPGFFATGDLDSLLKYLHLIQGKL; encoded by the coding sequence ATGAGTTCTGCTTTCGATACATTGTTACCTCGAGTGATGCAAATTGCGTTTTCTGCGGGTGATGCAATATTAAAAATTTATCAGCAAGAATCGTATGCTATTCAAACGAAGAATGATGCATCACCTGTTACACAGGCAGATATTTTGGCTCATGAGGTTATTGAGGAAGATTTATCAAAATTAACGCCAGATATTCCACTCATTTCTGAAGAAGGATTTTCTCCTTCATTTGAAGAAAGAAAAGGATGGCCACTTTTTTGGTTAGTGGATCCATTGGATGGAACCAAAGAGTTTATTGCCCACACTGATGAATTTTCTGTGAATATTGCATTGATACAAAATCATGAGCCGATTTTAGGAGTGATTGTTTCTCCTTGTCGTCAGACAGCGTATTATGCAAGTGTTGAATCAGGGGCTTTTTTTAAAGATGCAAAAGGGAATGTGAAATCGTTGACGACGCGGAAGTGGTTGCCGAATCATCGGCTCTCTCTTGCGACAAGTCGACGTCATAACGCCGAACGAATGGCAGAGTTAATGAGTCAGATTGGCGATTATTCAGTGCTGACAATGGGCAGCTCCTTGAAATTTTGCGCAATTGCAGAGCAAAAAGCGGATTTGTATCCTCGTCTAGGGCCAACCAGTGAGTGGGATACCGCCGCAGGGCAATGTATACTCACGGGAGCCGGTGGGGCAGTTGTGGATTTGCAGGGACTTGCATTACGTTACAACACCAAGGAAGATATGGTGAATCCGGGCTTTTTTGCAACCGGCGATTTAGATAGTTTGTTAAAATACCTTCATCTAATACAGGGGAAATTATGA
- a CDS encoding AsmA family protein, translating into MKAVLKVVVGLMSLLLLIAITTAVLFTTMVNSDVIKNQISQYVKTSTGRDLIIKGPLHASFWPRLGITVDDVSLSNPAGFKDDTFLFAHKLTISAELAPLLHRQLAINRASLTDAIINLQKNAQGQTNWNFSSAEQKKSDSTGETKAHESMEFNIAALSLSRTTFHYSDAKTQQHYSLEKVNMTADKLSSGHSFPLKGSFTYISNSLSKTTINFNTLANYDSTNSKLSLENSDIRLKPENSPEIAIKGNIKADLNLSLIKFLPLNMQMGDLIIEGDLSGTYSSNNFGFDGHITSNSFNLKRLLSSSSKAFQLSNSNSLSNVMFTADLQINSQKIRLKDLHGNVDGHPISGQLEYSTSRSHLGFALSSDQLILEDYLPGSSSSKSDEKNTTGKTSSGSLVIDGTIELGHLSYDVYQFSHLKTNLKYASKRLDLPNFSASIFGGSTNGLISINFSGSSPIFSIRQRMSGVSAEKMLRTLTGSSKLNGIANLNINVNASGKSGNAIKQSLSGSINFIVNNGAIYGTDIDYKVEQAVSKISQQNTTTTDRGNTPFTHLAGTASFSQGNCSNPDLELLTPTLKIQAKGNYNLLSSNINYKLTCRLLQPHPIKTEYSGTKIDADLSNYDFPTTVGCTLQNPCVSVDLGGVLKILAVEGVKAVAKTAIKKELLKNVDENLGNVINKLLEP; encoded by the coding sequence ATGAAAGCAGTGCTTAAAGTAGTTGTAGGATTAATGAGCTTATTGCTCTTAATTGCGATCACAACCGCAGTTCTATTTACGACGATGGTAAATAGCGACGTGATAAAAAATCAAATTAGTCAGTACGTTAAAACTTCTACGGGCCGCGATCTCATTATCAAAGGACCTCTACATGCTTCATTCTGGCCACGACTGGGAATTACTGTTGATGATGTCAGTTTGAGCAATCCGGCTGGATTTAAAGATGACACTTTTCTTTTTGCACATAAATTAACCATATCAGCAGAGCTCGCCCCACTGCTACACCGACAACTTGCAATTAATCGAGCTTCATTGACCGATGCCATTATTAATTTGCAAAAAAATGCGCAAGGACAAACCAATTGGAATTTTAGTAGTGCTGAACAAAAAAAATCTGACTCAACAGGTGAAACAAAGGCACACGAATCGATGGAATTTAATATTGCCGCTTTATCACTTAGTCGTACTACTTTTCATTATTCGGATGCCAAAACTCAGCAGCATTATTCTCTTGAGAAGGTCAATATGACTGCTGATAAGCTATCATCCGGCCATTCTTTTCCATTAAAAGGAAGTTTTACTTATATCAGTAATTCTTTATCCAAAACCACAATTAACTTTAACACATTAGCAAACTATGACTCAACTAATTCAAAATTATCTCTAGAAAACAGTGATATCCGCTTAAAACCTGAAAATTCACCTGAAATCGCTATTAAAGGTAATATTAAAGCCGATTTAAATTTATCTCTGATAAAATTTTTACCCCTCAACATGCAAATGGGCGATCTAATTATTGAAGGTGATTTGTCAGGCACTTATAGCTCAAATAATTTTGGTTTTGACGGACACATTACGAGTAATTCCTTTAATTTAAAACGTTTGTTATCGTCATCGAGCAAAGCATTTCAATTAAGCAATTCAAATTCACTCTCTAACGTCATGTTTACTGCTGACCTTCAAATAAACTCTCAAAAAATAAGATTAAAAGACCTCCACGGTAATGTTGATGGCCACCCTATCAGCGGTCAATTAGAATATTCCACATCACGATCACATCTTGGATTCGCTTTGTCTTCCGATCAACTCATACTTGAAGATTATTTACCTGGTAGTAGCTCATCAAAATCAGACGAAAAAAATACAACGGGAAAAACTTCTTCAGGCTCACTCGTGATCGATGGCACCATTGAACTGGGACACCTCAGTTATGATGTTTATCAGTTTTCACACTTGAAAACAAATCTGAAATACGCGTCGAAGAGACTCGATTTACCGAATTTTTCTGCAAGTATTTTCGGTGGAAGCACGAACGGGTTAATTAGCATTAATTTTTCAGGCAGCTCCCCTATCTTTAGCATTAGACAAAGAATGTCAGGAGTTTCTGCAGAGAAAATGCTAAGAACTTTGACAGGTTCCTCTAAACTCAATGGTATTGCAAACCTCAATATCAATGTAAATGCCTCTGGAAAATCAGGCAATGCAATTAAACAATCGCTTTCAGGCTCTATTAATTTTATAGTAAATAATGGCGCGATCTACGGCACCGATATTGATTATAAAGTCGAACAAGCCGTATCAAAAATTTCTCAACAGAATACTACAACCACGGACCGAGGCAACACACCGTTTACTCATCTCGCAGGCACGGCTTCTTTTAGTCAAGGCAATTGCTCTAACCCCGACTTAGAACTTTTGACACCAACTCTTAAAATACAAGCCAAAGGTAACTACAATTTGCTCAGCAGTAATATTAACTACAAACTTACCTGTCGTTTATTACAACCGCATCCCATCAAAACCGAATATAGCGGGACAAAAATAGATGCCGATTTGTCTAACTATGATTTCCCTACAACAGTAGGATGTACTCTACAAAATCCATGCGTTTCTGTAGACCTTGGGGGAGTTCTGAAAATATTGGCTGTAGAAGGTGTAAAAGCTGTTGCAAAAACTGCCATTAAAAAAGAACTTCTGAAAAATGTCGATGAAAATCTCGGCAACGTCATCAATAAACTATTAGAACCCTAA
- a CDS encoding ZIP family metal transporter, which produces MELLTFKIICAIALFFAAIIAGIIPLLVGDRHPRALCLFEAVAAGVFLGAALFHMLPAAQLSFKAQNLASYPYAILFCVVGFLFLLLIERVVNSHADRMHAHRLTALLLLVMLSLHSLIEGAALGINSLFNNALVIFIAIMAHKSTAAFALGVTIVRGYSSYVRATMMLIGFSLMSPIGVILAALVSSFLQSGSGTLAEAVFNAFAAGSFLYIGTLNVIDNHFHPKPLLDRFAELMALITGIGSMGVVAIWV; this is translated from the coding sequence ATGGAATTATTGACGTTTAAAATTATTTGTGCAATTGCACTTTTTTTCGCTGCGATTATCGCAGGTATTATTCCATTGCTGGTGGGAGATCGTCACCCTCGCGCCCTCTGTTTATTTGAAGCGGTTGCTGCAGGTGTTTTTTTAGGTGCTGCATTATTTCACATGCTACCGGCCGCGCAACTTTCGTTTAAAGCACAAAATTTAGCTTCGTATCCGTATGCTATTTTGTTTTGTGTGGTGGGTTTTTTATTTTTACTCCTCATCGAACGTGTGGTGAATTCTCATGCAGATCGGATGCACGCACACCGTTTAACCGCTTTATTATTACTGGTGATGTTATCGTTGCATTCACTGATCGAAGGTGCGGCTTTAGGTATCAACAGTTTATTCAATAACGCCTTAGTGATTTTTATTGCGATTATGGCTCATAAAAGTACCGCAGCTTTTGCGTTGGGTGTGACGATTGTAAGAGGTTATTCTTCGTATGTTAGAGCGACGATGATGTTGATTGGGTTTTCCTTAATGTCACCGATAGGCGTTATTTTAGCGGCCTTGGTCAGTAGTTTTTTACAGAGCGGGTCAGGCACCCTTGCCGAGGCTGTATTCAATGCCTTTGCAGCCGGATCTTTCCTCTACATTGGGACCCTCAATGTAATCGATAACCACTTTCATCCAAAACCGCTCCTAGACCGTTTTGCAGAGCTTATGGCTCTTATCACGGGCATTGGATCGATGGGGGTTGTGGCCATCTGGGTGTGA
- the trmB gene encoding tRNA (guanosine(46)-N7)-methyltransferase TrmB — MTPRQKHALEALWAEFGVEVPPGELDLAALFGREAPVVVEIGFGMGQSLLTLAKQNPQINYLGIEVHKPGIGALLADLAEHAVSNVRIMMFDAKDVLEKHIPPESLAGVLLFFPDPWPKLRHHKRRLVQPEFVNCVASKLVRGGYFHMATDWENYAEHMLQVASNCHQLDNKGGVGQFIPRPDSRPVTKFERRGQKLGHGVWDLLLVKN, encoded by the coding sequence ATGACGCCACGTCAAAAGCACGCTTTGGAAGCTCTTTGGGCAGAATTTGGGGTCGAGGTTCCGCCGGGAGAGCTTGATTTGGCGGCCCTATTTGGACGAGAGGCTCCCGTGGTTGTTGAAATAGGGTTTGGGATGGGGCAATCCTTGCTGACGTTAGCTAAGCAAAATCCGCAGATTAATTATTTGGGTATAGAAGTCCACAAACCAGGCATAGGAGCCTTATTAGCTGATTTGGCTGAGCACGCTGTCAGTAATGTTCGTATAATGATGTTTGATGCAAAAGACGTCTTGGAAAAACACATACCTCCAGAATCTTTGGCCGGTGTTTTGCTGTTTTTTCCAGATCCGTGGCCCAAATTACGCCATCACAAACGTCGTTTGGTTCAACCCGAATTTGTAAACTGTGTGGCCAGTAAGTTAGTAAGAGGCGGGTACTTTCATATGGCGACAGATTGGGAAAATTACGCAGAGCACATGTTGCAGGTTGCATCAAACTGTCATCAGCTTGATAATAAGGGGGGAGTTGGTCAATTTATCCCACGACCTGACAGTCGGCCGGTCACAAAATTTGAGCGGCGTGGACAAAAGTTGGGGCATGGAGTGTGGGATCTATTGCTTGTTAAAAATTGA